The Nitrospirota bacterium genome includes a window with the following:
- a CDS encoding GGDEF domain-containing protein has protein sequence MKKMNKEKVIYLDSNLACMDTTALHQLYKDLQKANRMLTLQKKKLVEEKNSLKRWGDDLSLLNDLSKSLVATLDTDQIISTAYTRIQEVVPHDILSIALFSQKKLWLFSNVKLNVEEIEEIKSAIVSALKEVTDSGDSNAYKTAVKYVEDEDHETTSDYSLRKKEELQFANRLFFPLDSGGNKIGMLKLIRYSDEPFSKHQYDILSMIVSTLTLALRNSEIHREAQAMATIDSLTGLFNKRYFNDILDREFKGTMRYQTPVSLIMMDLDNFKTINDMYGHQAGDAVIKEISSMLTKSLRDIDVPARYGGDELAIILPETDAEQAFFVAKRLKRLIEQNPIKFKGNSIKVTASIGISSCPNSSIKTVEDMISEADKALYDAKKCGRNRIESKDNIFNHDNAFLGPLVF, from the coding sequence ATGAAAAAGATGAATAAGGAAAAGGTAATCTACTTAGACAGCAATCTCGCATGCATGGACACAACTGCCCTTCACCAACTTTATAAAGACCTTCAGAAGGCCAACAGGATGTTGACATTACAGAAGAAAAAGCTCGTTGAAGAGAAGAATTCTTTAAAGCGGTGGGGAGATGACCTGAGCCTGCTTAATGACCTGAGTAAGTCACTTGTTGCGACATTAGATACCGACCAGATTATAAGTACGGCCTATACAAGGATACAGGAGGTCGTTCCTCATGACATCTTGTCAATTGCACTGTTTTCACAGAAGAAATTATGGCTGTTTTCAAATGTAAAATTAAATGTGGAAGAGATTGAAGAGATCAAGTCTGCAATTGTGTCTGCATTAAAAGAGGTAACTGACTCGGGAGACAGTAATGCCTATAAGACTGCTGTGAAATATGTAGAAGACGAAGACCATGAAACAACATCCGACTACTCTTTAAGAAAGAAGGAGGAATTACAGTTTGCAAACCGCCTGTTTTTCCCGCTGGATAGCGGCGGTAACAAGATTGGGATGCTGAAGCTGATTCGTTATTCGGATGAACCCTTTTCCAAACATCAGTATGATATTTTATCAATGATCGTAAGCACACTTACGCTTGCACTGAGGAATTCAGAGATTCACAGAGAGGCTCAGGCAATGGCAACAATAGACAGCCTTACCGGCCTTTTTAATAAGCGTTATTTTAATGATATTCTTGACAGGGAGTTTAAAGGAACAATGAGGTATCAGACCCCTGTCTCACTGATCATGATGGACCTCGATAACTTCAAGACAATAAATGATATGTATGGCCATCAGGCCGGTGATGCAGTCATAAAAGAAATATCATCTATGCTTACAAAGAGCCTGAGGGATATTGATGTGCCGGCAAGGTATGGCGGAGATGAGCTGGCAATAATCCTCCCTGAGACTGATGCAGAACAGGCATTTTTTGTGGCAAAGAGGCTTAAAAGGCTTATTGAGCAGAATCCAATAAAGTTTAAAGGGAACTCAATTAAAGTTACTGCAAGCATCGGCATATCAAGCTGTCCGAATTCAAGTATAAAAACAGTCGAAGACATGATCTCAGAGGCGGATAAGGCGCTTTATGATGCAAAGAAATGCGGCAGAAACAGGATAGAGTCAAAAGATAATATATTCAACCATGATAATGCCTTCCTTGGGCCGCTGGTTTTTTAA
- a CDS encoding RidA family protein, with the protein MKSIIYSKNAPAAIGPYSQGIKAGGFIFVSGQIPIDPETGNIIQGDIEEQTEQVLKNLKEILAESGLTLSDVVKTTLYLKDLSNFERVNNVYKRYFIETPPARSTVEVARLPKDVQIEIDAIAYIY; encoded by the coding sequence ATGAAATCAATAATATATTCAAAGAATGCACCCGCTGCAATAGGCCCATATTCTCAAGGGATAAAAGCTGGAGGATTTATCTTTGTATCAGGCCAGATTCCCATTGATCCTGAAACAGGAAATATAATTCAGGGTGATATTGAAGAACAGACAGAACAGGTATTAAAAAATCTCAAAGAAATCCTCGCAGAATCCGGATTAACATTGTCAGACGTCGTAAAAACCACACTCTATCTTAAAGACTTATCAAACTTTGAGAGGGTAAATAATGTATATAAAAGATATTTTATAGAAACCCCGCCAGCCAGGTCTACCGTAGAAGTAGCGAGATTACCCAAAGACGTTCAGATAGAAATAGATGCAATAGCTTATATTTATTAA
- a CDS encoding 50S ribosomal protein L28: MARECEICGKRRRVGNNVSHANNKSKRTFQPNLQRVRVVVNTAAKRVMVCTRCLRSNRVKKAV; the protein is encoded by the coding sequence ATGGCTCGTGAATGTGAGATTTGTGGGAAAAGAAGGCGTGTAGGGAACAACGTAAGTCACGCCAATAATAAGTCAAAAAGGACGTTTCAGCCCAATCTTCAAAGGGTAAGGGTTGTGGTCAATACTGCTGCTAAGCGCGTAATGGTTTGCACAAGATGTCTTCGTTCCAACCGTGTAAAGAAGGCTGTCTGA